In a single window of the Leisingera daeponensis DSM 23529 genome:
- a CDS encoding GFA family protein, giving the protein MTTADFQMSGSCRCGAAVIEVSAAPVLTAACHCRGCQKMSASAFSLTAMFPAEAFRVVQGNPAVGGAKGQELAHYFCPDCMTWMFTRITGVEAFVNVRPVMFDDTSWFRPFIETWTGARLPFADVAAEHSFAQFPSMEKFGALLEAYAAKV; this is encoded by the coding sequence ATGACCACAGCAGATTTTCAGATGTCCGGCAGCTGCCGCTGCGGTGCTGCGGTGATTGAGGTCTCCGCCGCGCCGGTGCTGACCGCGGCCTGTCATTGCCGCGGCTGCCAGAAGATGAGCGCCAGCGCGTTCTCCCTGACCGCGATGTTTCCGGCGGAGGCCTTCCGGGTGGTGCAGGGCAATCCTGCCGTTGGCGGTGCCAAGGGGCAGGAGCTGGCGCATTATTTTTGCCCGGATTGCATGACCTGGATGTTCACCCGCATCACCGGCGTTGAGGCGTTTGTGAACGTGCGCCCGGTGATGTTCGACGATACCAGCTGGTTCCGGCCCTTTATCGAGACCTGGACCGGTGCGCGGCTGCCGTTTGCGGACGTTGCGGCCGAACACAGTTTTGCGCAGTTCCCCTCGATGGAGAAGTTTGGCGCGCTGCTGGAGGCCTACGCCGCCAAGGTTTGA